The following proteins are encoded in a genomic region of Glycine max cultivar Williams 82 chromosome 18, Glycine_max_v4.0, whole genome shotgun sequence:
- the LOC100815000 gene encoding callose synthase 7 isoform X2: protein MCHEVYKILDKNPARVTGSKDLVEGRDDEYFLREVITPIYQVLMKEAKRNNKGKASHSNWRNYDDLNEYFWSKKCFDDLSWPLNSKADFFRHSDETQTRRRGRSHANTAVGKRKPKTNFVEVRTFLHLYRSFDRMWIFFILALQAMIIIAWSSLGPVGVFFDGHVFRNVMTIFITYAFLNFLQVTLDIILTWNALKNMKFTQLLRYFLKFVVAAVWVVVLPVCYSSSLVNPSGLIRFVTSWAGDWGNQSLYTYVVVLYMLPNIVAAILFFLPPLRRKLERSNMRILTFLMWWAQPKLYVGRGMHENMFSLLKYTLFWIMLLISKLAFSYYVEISPLVGPTKLIMGMSIDNYQWHEFFPENETHNICIVIAIWAPIILVYFMDAQIWYAIYATLFGGIIGAFSHLGEIRTLGMLRSRFQSVPVAFSQRFWTGRDRKTKQEESDETYERQNIAYFSQVWNEFINSMREEDLISDRDRDLLLVPYSSSDVSVIQWPPFLLASKIPIAVDMAKDYKKETDDDLVRKIKSDGYMYSAVVECYETLKDIIMSLLLDEDDRRVVRRICGKVKECIHEEKFVKEFNLSGLPSLSEKLEKFLTLLRSEDGKLESQIVNVLQDIVEIIIQDVMFDGHLLLQTPHQYHVERGQKFVNIDTSFTHNRSVMEKVIRLHLLLTVKESAINVPQNIEARRRITFFANSLFMNMPKAPKVRDMLSFSVLTPYFKEDVLYSDEELNKENEDGISILFYLTKIYPDEWANFDERLKSEDLEEDKEEFTRRWASYRGQTLYRTVRGMMYYWQALILQYFIESAGDNALSEGFRTMDSYDKKKKLLEEAQAMADLKFTYVVSCQVYGSQKKSKNTRDRNCYTNILNLMLTHSALRVAYIDETEETKDGKSQKVYYSVLVKGGDKYDEEIYRIKLPGPPTEIGEGKPENQNHAIVFTRGEALQTIDMNQDNYYEEAFKMRNVLEEFRRGRSGQRKPSILGIREHIFTGSVSSLAWFMSNQETSFVTIGQRILANPLRVRFHYGHPDIFDRLFHITRGGISKASKVINLSEDIFAGFNSTLRQGYITHHEYIQVGKGRDVGMNQISLFEAKVANGNGEQTLSRDVYRLGRRFDFYRMLSFYFTTVGFYFSSMITVLTVYVFLYGRLYMVLSGVEREILQSPNIHQSKALEEALATQSVVQLGLLLVLPMVMEIGLEKGFRTALGDFIIMQLQLASVFFTFQLGTKAHYYGRTLLHGGSKYRSTGRGFVVFHAKFADNYRMYSRSHFVKGLEILILLIVYEVYGSSYRSSHLYLFITISMWFLATSWLFAPFLFNPSGFDWQKTVDDWTDWKRWMGNRGGIGISSDKSWESWWDEENEHLKYSNLRGKIIEIVLAFRFFMYQYGIVYHMDITHHNKDLLVFGLSWAVLVIILIVLKMVSMGRRRFGTDFQLMFRILKALLFLGFLSVMTVLFVVCGLTIADLFAAIIAFMPSGWAIILIAQACKVCLKGAKLWDSVKELSRAYEYVMGLIIFLPTAILSWFPFVSEFQTRLLFNQAFSRGLQISMILAGKKDTYKSD from the exons GGCCGTAGCCATGCCAACACTGCAGTTGGTAAGAGGAAGCCCAAAACAAATTTTGTTGAAGTCCGTACGTTTTTGCATCTGTATAGGAGTTTTGATCGAATGTGGATATTCTTTATATTGGCTTTACAG GCAATGATCATTATAGCATGGAGCTCCTTGGGACCTGTTGGAGTGTTTTTTGATGGACATGTCTTCAGAAATGTTATGACTATATTCATTACATATgcatttctcaattttcttcaag TAACTCTTGATATTATTCTCACATGGAATGCATTGAAGAATATGAAATTTACTCAGTTGCTTCGATATTTTCTGAAATTTGTGGTAGCAGCTGTTTGGGTTGTTGTTTTGCCAGTCTGTTATTCCAGTTCTCTAGTGAATCCATCAGGGCTAATAAGATTTGTCACCAGTTGGGCTGGGGATTGGGGGAACCAGTCACTTTACACCTATGTTGTTGTATTATATATGTTACCAAACATAGTGGCTGCAATACTATTTTTCCTTCCTCCACTGCGGAGAAAATTGGAGCGCTCAAATATGAGAATACTTACCTTTTTGATGTGGTGGGCTCAG CCAAAATTGTATGTAGGAAGAGGCATGCATGAGAATATGTTTTCACTGTTGAA GTACACCCTCTTCTGGATCATGCTACTGATTAGCAAATTAGCATTCAGTTACTATGTGGAG ATATCACCCCTTGTTGGACCCACAAAATTAATCATGGGGATGTCTATAGATAACTACCAGTGGCATGAGTTCTTTCCAGAAAATG AGACTCACAATATATGTATTGTCATTGCAATATGGGCTCCAATTATTCTG gtTTATTTTATGGATGCTCAAATTTGGTATGCTATTTATGCCACTCTATTTGGTGGCATTATTGGAGCCTTCAGCCATTTGGGAGAG ATAAGGACACTTGGAATGCTCCGCTCCAGATTTCAATCTGTACCGGTAGCTTTCAGTCAGCGCTTTTGGACTGGAAGAGACAGAAAGACTAAACAGGAGGAATCG GATGAGACATATGAACGGCAAAATATTGCATACTTTTCTCAGGTTTGGAATGAGTTTATAAATTCTATGAGAGAGGAGGACCTCATCAGTGACAG GGATAGAGATTTGCTTCTTGTCCCATACAGTTCAAGTGATGTTTCTGTCATTCAGTGGCCTCCATTCTTGCTTGCTAGCAAG ATTCCTATAGCTGTTGACATGGCAAAAGATTATAAGAAGGAGACGGATGATGATTTAGTTAGAAAGATTAAGAGCGATGGGTATATGTATTCAGCAGTTGTTGAATGCTATGAGACTCTCAAGGACATCATAATGAGCCTTCTGCTTGATGAAGATGATAGAAG GGTTGTGAGGCGGATATGCGGTAAAGTAAAAGAGTGCATACATGAAGAAAAATTTGTCAAGGAATTCAATCTGAGTGGCTTACCTTCACTCAGTGAGAAGTTAGAGAAATTCCTAACTCTACTG CGATCTGAAGATGGCAAACTAGAATCCCAGATAGTCAATGTCCTGCAAGATATTGTAGAAATTATCATACAGGATGTTATGTTTGATGGCCATTT GTTGCTGCAAACACCTCACCAATATCATGTAGAGAGAGGGCAGAAGTTTGTCAACATCGACACTTCTTTTACACATAATAGATCAGTGATGGAGAAG GTTATTAGGCTTCATTTGCTTTTAACAGTCAAGGAATCAGCCATAAATGTTCCCCAAAATATAGAAGCCCGCCGCCGTATTACATTCTTTGCAAACTCCTTATTTATGAATATGCCAAAGGCTCCCAAAGTTCGGGACATGTTGTCCTTCAG TGTTCTGACACCATATTTCAAAGAAGATGTTTTATATTCTGATGAGGAACTCAATAAGGAAAATGAAGATGGAATATCAATTTTATTCTACCTAACCAAGATATATCCTG ATGAATGGGCCAATTTCGATGAACGACTAAAAAGTGAAGATCTTGAAGAAGATAAGGAGGAGTTCACTCGACGGTGGGCATCTTACAGAGGACAAACACTCTATCGAACAG TGAGAGGAATGATGTACTATTGGCAAGCTTTGATCCTTCAGTACTTCATAGAATCTGCGGGAGACAATG CGCTCTCTGAAGGCTTCCGGACAATGGATTCCtatgacaaaaagaagaagcTTCTCGAAGAAGCACAAGCTATGGCCGATTTAAAGTTCACCTATGTTGTTTCTTGTCAAGTGTATGGTTCTCAGAAGAAGTCCAAAAATACTAGAGACAGAAACTGCTATACTAACATTCTCAATCTGATGTTAAC GCATTCAGCCCTTCGTGTTGCTTACATTGATGAAACAGAAGAAACAAAGGATGGAAAATCTCAAAAAGTTTATTACTCTGTTCTTGTCAAGGGAGGGGATAAGTACGATGAG GAAATATATCGTATCAAGCTACCCGGTCCTCCAACTgaaattggtgaagggaaaccTGAAAACCAAAATCATGCTATTGTATTTACTCGTGGAGAAGCCTTGCAGACCATAGATATGAATCAG GATAACTATTATGAAGAAGCTTTCAAAATGAGAAATGTACTGGAAGAATTCCGGAGAGGACGTAGTGGACAACGGAAACCCAGCATATTGGGTATAAGGGAGCATATATTTACTGGAAG TGTTTCTTCACTTGCTTGGTTTATGTCAAACCAGGAGACCAGTTTCGTGACCATTGGCCAACGAATTTTGGCAAATCCTTTAAG GGTTCGGTTTCATTATGGCCATCCTGATATATTTGACAGACTCTTCCACATAACAAGAGGTGGCATAAGCAAAGCATCAAAAGTTATAAACTTAAGTGAGGACATATTTGCAG GGTTCAATTCAACTCTACGTCAAGGATATATCACACATCATGAATACATACAAGTAGGTAAGGGGCGTGACGTGGGCATGAATCAAATATCACTCTTTGAGGCCAAGGTTGCAAATGGAAATGGAGAACAAACACTTAGCCGTGATGTTTATCGACTTGGACGACGATTTGACTTCTACAGAATGTTGTCATTCTACTTCACAACAGTTGGGTTCTACTTCAGTAGCATG ATAACTGTGTTGACTGTGTATGTGTTCTTATATGGACGTTTATATATGGTTTTGAGTGGAGTTGAGAGAGAAATTCTTCAAAGTCCAAACATACATCAGAGCAAAGCCCTTGAAGAGGCCTTGGCAACTCAGTCTGTTGTTCAGTTGGGCTTACTGCTTGTGCTGCCCATGGTTATGGAAATCGGCTTGGAGAAGGGATTTCGCACTGCCTTGGGTGATTTTATCATCATGCAACTTCAGCTAGCCTCTGTGTTCTTTACTTTCCAGCTTGGAACAAAAGCTCATTATTATGGAAGAACACTCTTACATGGGGGATCTAAATACAGATCAACTGGTCGTGGATTTGTTGTCTTCCATGCGAAGTTTGCTGATAACTACAGGATGTACTCACGAAGTCATTTTGTGAAGGGCCTAGAGATACTCATACTATTGATTGTTTATGAAGTCTATGGGAgctcatatcgcagctcacatCTTTATTTATTCATCACAATCTCAATGTGGTTTTTGGCCACTTCCTGGCTGTTTGCTCCTTTCTTGTTTAATCCTTCTGGATTTGATTGGCAAAAAACAGTGGATGATTGGACAGATTGGAAGCGATGGATGGGAAATCGTGGTGGTATTGGTATTTCATCTGATAAAAGCTGGGAATCTTGGTGGGATGAAGAAAATGAACACCTGAAATACTCAAATCTCAGGGGGAAAATAATTGAGATAGTTCTTGCATTTCGCTTCTTTATGTACCAATATGGAATTGTCTACCACATGGATATTACTCATCATAACAAAGATTTGCTG GTATTTGGGCTTTCTTGGGCAGTTTTAGTAATAATACTAATTGTATTGAAG ATGGTATCCATGGGAAGGCGAAGATTTGGCACCGACTTTCAGCTCATGTTTCGTATTCTCAAGGCACTTCTTTTTCTTGGCTTCTTGTCAGTCATGACTGTATTATTTGTGGTATGTGGACTTACCATAGCAGATTTGTTTGCTGCCATTATCGCCTTCATGCCATCTGGATGGGCAATTATTCTG ATTGCACAAGCATGCAAGGTATGCTTGAAAGGAGCTAAACTATGGGACTCAGTGAAAGAACTATCCAGAGCTTATGAATATGTAATGGGATTAATAATCTTCTTGCCAACAGCCATTTTGTCATGGTTCCCATTTGTGTCAGAGTTCCAAACCCGGTTGCTATTCAATCAAGCATTTAGTAGAGGTCTCCAAATTTCAATGATTCTTGCTGGAAAGAAGGATACTTATAAATCTGATTGA
- the LOC100815000 gene encoding callose synthase 7 isoform X3 — translation MVSLWCSAHEIFWGRSHANTAVGKRKPKTNFVEVRTFLHLYRSFDRMWIFFILALQAMIIIAWSSLGPVGVFFDGHVFRNVMTIFITYAFLNFLQVTLDIILTWNALKNMKFTQLLRYFLKFVVAAVWVVVLPVCYSSSLVNPSGLIRFVTSWAGDWGNQSLYTYVVVLYMLPNIVAAILFFLPPLRRKLERSNMRILTFLMWWAQPKLYVGRGMHENMFSLLKYTLFWIMLLISKLAFSYYVEISPLVGPTKLIMGMSIDNYQWHEFFPENETHNICIVIAIWAPIILVYFMDAQIWYAIYATLFGGIIGAFSHLGEIRTLGMLRSRFQSVPVAFSQRFWTGRDRKTKQEESDETYERQNIAYFSQVWNEFINSMREEDLISDRDRDLLLVPYSSSDVSVIQWPPFLLASKIPIAVDMAKDYKKETDDDLVRKIKSDGYMYSAVVECYETLKDIIMSLLLDEDDRRVVRRICGKVKECIHEEKFVKEFNLSGLPSLSEKLEKFLTLLRSEDGKLESQIVNVLQDIVEIIIQDVMFDGHLLLQTPHQYHVERGQKFVNIDTSFTHNRSVMEKVIRLHLLLTVKESAINVPQNIEARRRITFFANSLFMNMPKAPKVRDMLSFSVLTPYFKEDVLYSDEELNKENEDGISILFYLTKIYPDEWANFDERLKSEDLEEDKEEFTRRWASYRGQTLYRTVRGMMYYWQALILQYFIESAGDNALSEGFRTMDSYDKKKKLLEEAQAMADLKFTYVVSCQVYGSQKKSKNTRDRNCYTNILNLMLTHSALRVAYIDETEETKDGKSQKVYYSVLVKGGDKYDEEIYRIKLPGPPTEIGEGKPENQNHAIVFTRGEALQTIDMNQDNYYEEAFKMRNVLEEFRRGRSGQRKPSILGIREHIFTGSVSSLAWFMSNQETSFVTIGQRILANPLRVRFHYGHPDIFDRLFHITRGGISKASKVINLSEDIFAGFNSTLRQGYITHHEYIQVGKGRDVGMNQISLFEAKVANGNGEQTLSRDVYRLGRRFDFYRMLSFYFTTVGFYFSSMITVLTVYVFLYGRLYMVLSGVEREILQSPNIHQSKALEEALATQSVVQLGLLLVLPMVMEIGLEKGFRTALGDFIIMQLQLASVFFTFQLGTKAHYYGRTLLHGGSKYRSTGRGFVVFHAKFADNYRMYSRSHFVKGLEILILLIVYEVYGSSYRSSHLYLFITISMWFLATSWLFAPFLFNPSGFDWQKTVDDWTDWKRWMGNRGGIGISSDKSWESWWDEENEHLKYSNLRGKIIEIVLAFRFFMYQYGIVYHMDITHHNKDLLVFGLSWAVLVIILIVLKMVSMGRRRFGTDFQLMFRILKALLFLGFLSVMTVLFVVCGLTIADLFAAIIAFMPSGWAIILIAQACKVCLKGAKLWDSVKELSRAYEYVMGLIIFLPTAILSWFPFVSEFQTRLLFNQAFSRGLQISMILAGKKDTYKSD, via the exons GGCCGTAGCCATGCCAACACTGCAGTTGGTAAGAGGAAGCCCAAAACAAATTTTGTTGAAGTCCGTACGTTTTTGCATCTGTATAGGAGTTTTGATCGAATGTGGATATTCTTTATATTGGCTTTACAG GCAATGATCATTATAGCATGGAGCTCCTTGGGACCTGTTGGAGTGTTTTTTGATGGACATGTCTTCAGAAATGTTATGACTATATTCATTACATATgcatttctcaattttcttcaag TAACTCTTGATATTATTCTCACATGGAATGCATTGAAGAATATGAAATTTACTCAGTTGCTTCGATATTTTCTGAAATTTGTGGTAGCAGCTGTTTGGGTTGTTGTTTTGCCAGTCTGTTATTCCAGTTCTCTAGTGAATCCATCAGGGCTAATAAGATTTGTCACCAGTTGGGCTGGGGATTGGGGGAACCAGTCACTTTACACCTATGTTGTTGTATTATATATGTTACCAAACATAGTGGCTGCAATACTATTTTTCCTTCCTCCACTGCGGAGAAAATTGGAGCGCTCAAATATGAGAATACTTACCTTTTTGATGTGGTGGGCTCAG CCAAAATTGTATGTAGGAAGAGGCATGCATGAGAATATGTTTTCACTGTTGAA GTACACCCTCTTCTGGATCATGCTACTGATTAGCAAATTAGCATTCAGTTACTATGTGGAG ATATCACCCCTTGTTGGACCCACAAAATTAATCATGGGGATGTCTATAGATAACTACCAGTGGCATGAGTTCTTTCCAGAAAATG AGACTCACAATATATGTATTGTCATTGCAATATGGGCTCCAATTATTCTG gtTTATTTTATGGATGCTCAAATTTGGTATGCTATTTATGCCACTCTATTTGGTGGCATTATTGGAGCCTTCAGCCATTTGGGAGAG ATAAGGACACTTGGAATGCTCCGCTCCAGATTTCAATCTGTACCGGTAGCTTTCAGTCAGCGCTTTTGGACTGGAAGAGACAGAAAGACTAAACAGGAGGAATCG GATGAGACATATGAACGGCAAAATATTGCATACTTTTCTCAGGTTTGGAATGAGTTTATAAATTCTATGAGAGAGGAGGACCTCATCAGTGACAG GGATAGAGATTTGCTTCTTGTCCCATACAGTTCAAGTGATGTTTCTGTCATTCAGTGGCCTCCATTCTTGCTTGCTAGCAAG ATTCCTATAGCTGTTGACATGGCAAAAGATTATAAGAAGGAGACGGATGATGATTTAGTTAGAAAGATTAAGAGCGATGGGTATATGTATTCAGCAGTTGTTGAATGCTATGAGACTCTCAAGGACATCATAATGAGCCTTCTGCTTGATGAAGATGATAGAAG GGTTGTGAGGCGGATATGCGGTAAAGTAAAAGAGTGCATACATGAAGAAAAATTTGTCAAGGAATTCAATCTGAGTGGCTTACCTTCACTCAGTGAGAAGTTAGAGAAATTCCTAACTCTACTG CGATCTGAAGATGGCAAACTAGAATCCCAGATAGTCAATGTCCTGCAAGATATTGTAGAAATTATCATACAGGATGTTATGTTTGATGGCCATTT GTTGCTGCAAACACCTCACCAATATCATGTAGAGAGAGGGCAGAAGTTTGTCAACATCGACACTTCTTTTACACATAATAGATCAGTGATGGAGAAG GTTATTAGGCTTCATTTGCTTTTAACAGTCAAGGAATCAGCCATAAATGTTCCCCAAAATATAGAAGCCCGCCGCCGTATTACATTCTTTGCAAACTCCTTATTTATGAATATGCCAAAGGCTCCCAAAGTTCGGGACATGTTGTCCTTCAG TGTTCTGACACCATATTTCAAAGAAGATGTTTTATATTCTGATGAGGAACTCAATAAGGAAAATGAAGATGGAATATCAATTTTATTCTACCTAACCAAGATATATCCTG ATGAATGGGCCAATTTCGATGAACGACTAAAAAGTGAAGATCTTGAAGAAGATAAGGAGGAGTTCACTCGACGGTGGGCATCTTACAGAGGACAAACACTCTATCGAACAG TGAGAGGAATGATGTACTATTGGCAAGCTTTGATCCTTCAGTACTTCATAGAATCTGCGGGAGACAATG CGCTCTCTGAAGGCTTCCGGACAATGGATTCCtatgacaaaaagaagaagcTTCTCGAAGAAGCACAAGCTATGGCCGATTTAAAGTTCACCTATGTTGTTTCTTGTCAAGTGTATGGTTCTCAGAAGAAGTCCAAAAATACTAGAGACAGAAACTGCTATACTAACATTCTCAATCTGATGTTAAC GCATTCAGCCCTTCGTGTTGCTTACATTGATGAAACAGAAGAAACAAAGGATGGAAAATCTCAAAAAGTTTATTACTCTGTTCTTGTCAAGGGAGGGGATAAGTACGATGAG GAAATATATCGTATCAAGCTACCCGGTCCTCCAACTgaaattggtgaagggaaaccTGAAAACCAAAATCATGCTATTGTATTTACTCGTGGAGAAGCCTTGCAGACCATAGATATGAATCAG GATAACTATTATGAAGAAGCTTTCAAAATGAGAAATGTACTGGAAGAATTCCGGAGAGGACGTAGTGGACAACGGAAACCCAGCATATTGGGTATAAGGGAGCATATATTTACTGGAAG TGTTTCTTCACTTGCTTGGTTTATGTCAAACCAGGAGACCAGTTTCGTGACCATTGGCCAACGAATTTTGGCAAATCCTTTAAG GGTTCGGTTTCATTATGGCCATCCTGATATATTTGACAGACTCTTCCACATAACAAGAGGTGGCATAAGCAAAGCATCAAAAGTTATAAACTTAAGTGAGGACATATTTGCAG GGTTCAATTCAACTCTACGTCAAGGATATATCACACATCATGAATACATACAAGTAGGTAAGGGGCGTGACGTGGGCATGAATCAAATATCACTCTTTGAGGCCAAGGTTGCAAATGGAAATGGAGAACAAACACTTAGCCGTGATGTTTATCGACTTGGACGACGATTTGACTTCTACAGAATGTTGTCATTCTACTTCACAACAGTTGGGTTCTACTTCAGTAGCATG ATAACTGTGTTGACTGTGTATGTGTTCTTATATGGACGTTTATATATGGTTTTGAGTGGAGTTGAGAGAGAAATTCTTCAAAGTCCAAACATACATCAGAGCAAAGCCCTTGAAGAGGCCTTGGCAACTCAGTCTGTTGTTCAGTTGGGCTTACTGCTTGTGCTGCCCATGGTTATGGAAATCGGCTTGGAGAAGGGATTTCGCACTGCCTTGGGTGATTTTATCATCATGCAACTTCAGCTAGCCTCTGTGTTCTTTACTTTCCAGCTTGGAACAAAAGCTCATTATTATGGAAGAACACTCTTACATGGGGGATCTAAATACAGATCAACTGGTCGTGGATTTGTTGTCTTCCATGCGAAGTTTGCTGATAACTACAGGATGTACTCACGAAGTCATTTTGTGAAGGGCCTAGAGATACTCATACTATTGATTGTTTATGAAGTCTATGGGAgctcatatcgcagctcacatCTTTATTTATTCATCACAATCTCAATGTGGTTTTTGGCCACTTCCTGGCTGTTTGCTCCTTTCTTGTTTAATCCTTCTGGATTTGATTGGCAAAAAACAGTGGATGATTGGACAGATTGGAAGCGATGGATGGGAAATCGTGGTGGTATTGGTATTTCATCTGATAAAAGCTGGGAATCTTGGTGGGATGAAGAAAATGAACACCTGAAATACTCAAATCTCAGGGGGAAAATAATTGAGATAGTTCTTGCATTTCGCTTCTTTATGTACCAATATGGAATTGTCTACCACATGGATATTACTCATCATAACAAAGATTTGCTG GTATTTGGGCTTTCTTGGGCAGTTTTAGTAATAATACTAATTGTATTGAAG ATGGTATCCATGGGAAGGCGAAGATTTGGCACCGACTTTCAGCTCATGTTTCGTATTCTCAAGGCACTTCTTTTTCTTGGCTTCTTGTCAGTCATGACTGTATTATTTGTGGTATGTGGACTTACCATAGCAGATTTGTTTGCTGCCATTATCGCCTTCATGCCATCTGGATGGGCAATTATTCTG ATTGCACAAGCATGCAAGGTATGCTTGAAAGGAGCTAAACTATGGGACTCAGTGAAAGAACTATCCAGAGCTTATGAATATGTAATGGGATTAATAATCTTCTTGCCAACAGCCATTTTGTCATGGTTCCCATTTGTGTCAGAGTTCCAAACCCGGTTGCTATTCAATCAAGCATTTAGTAGAGGTCTCCAAATTTCAATGATTCTTGCTGGAAAGAAGGATACTTATAAATCTGATTGA